GCTGCTGCTACAAGTGCTGAAGTGGTGGAAATATTAAAACTCTGTGCATTGTCGCCACCGGTTCCTACAATCTCAAAAATATCCATACCGGTATCCACTTTTGTCGCATGATCCCGCATTGCTGCCGCACATCCTGCAATCTCATCCGTCGTCTCAGCTTTTGCACTTTTGGTAGAAAGTGCTGCAAGAAATGCTGCATTCTGGGTTGCAGACGTCTCGCCACTCATAATTTCATTCATCACGGTATAAGCTTCATCATAAGTAAGATCCTCTTTGTTTACGATTTTTACAATTGCCTCTTTAATCATGTTTTTCTATCTCCTTTATAAAATTCTTCAAGATTTGTTTTCCGTCTGGTGTCAGGATTGACTCTGGATGAAACTGCACGCCGAAAATCGGATATTCTTTGTGCTGTACTGCCATCACTTCGCCGTCCATCGTCTCTGCCGTTATCTTTAATTCCTCTGGAATCGTTTTCGCATCCGCCGCAAGAGAATGATAACGCGCTACCGGGAACTCCTTTTGGCACCCTTTAAAAATCGGGCATTCCTTATCAAATTTCACATTAGATTGTTTGCCATGCATCAATTGTTTTGCGTAGGTAACTTCTGCCCCAAACGCTGCGCAGATTGCCTGGTGCCCTAAGCATACCCCAAGAATCGGAATCTCTTTTCCAAGTGTTTTTGCAACCTCCATTGTCACACCGGCATCTTCCGGTCTTCCAGGACCCGGCGATAAAATAATCCGGTCCGGCTTTAATGCCTTTATTTTTTCCACCGTCATCTCGTCATTGCGAATCACTTTGATATCAGGTTCGATTTCGCCAATGAGCTGATATAAGTTGTAGGAAAAGCTGTCATAATTATCAATCAGTAAAATCATAATTCCTCCTCCTGCGCTAGCTGTAATGCCCTCAACGAAGATTTTGCCTTGTTGATACATTCCTGGTACTCTTTCTGCGGTACGGAATCTGCCACGATTCCTGCCCCACTTCTTACAAATACCTTTCCGTTTTTCTTGTATACAATCCGGATTGCGATACAGGTATCCATGTTCCCGGTAAAATCAATATAGCCGATTGCACCACCGTAAATGCCCCGCTTATTTCCTTCTAACTCTCCAATCAGCTGGCACGCCCGAATTTTTGGTGCCCCGGAAAGTGTTCCCGCCGGCAAGACTGCCTCAACCGCATCTAGGGCATCATGCTTTTCATCAATCTCGCCCCGGACAGTAGACCCCATATGCATCACATGGGAAAATCGCTCAATTGTGTGCAGTTTTTCCACCTGTACCGTTCCAAACTTACTGATTTTTCCAAGGTCATTTCTTCCTAAATCCACCAACATATTGTGCTCGGCTAATTCTTTTTCATCTACCAGCAGCTCGGCTTCTAACCTTTTATCCTCTTCCTCATCCTTACCTCTTGGTCTTGTTCCTGCAAGCGGGAATGTATGTAACACGCCATTTTCCAATTTTACCAAGGTCTCCGGCGATGCTCCTGCCACCTCTACATCTGTCCCGGAAAAGTAAAACATATAAGGGGACGGATTGATGGTTCGAAGCACGCGGTAGGTATGAAAAAGGCTTCCTTCAAAAGGTGCACTCAAACGATTGGAAAGCACAATCTGGAAAATGTCACCTTCGTGGATATAATGCTTTGCTTTTTCCACCATGTCACAAAACTGATTCTCCTTAAAAAGCGGGGTAACTTCACCTAATAGTTTTCCGCCCGGCTCCTCCTTTTTTTCTCCCTTATGAAGCAGATTCACAAGCTGTTTTAACTCCATCACCGCCTTGTTATATCCTGCCTCCCCTTCCGCAAGAGACATATTTACGATTAATACAATTTTCTGGCGCAGATGATCGAACGCAATCACTTTATCAAAAAGCATCAAATCCACATCCTTAAATGCTTCTGTATCCTCCACGTTACATTTTACGGATGGCTCCTTGTAGCCAAGGTAGTCATAGGAAAAATATCCAACCAGTCCTCCGGTAAATGTTGGAAGATTTGCAAGGCGCGGACTCTTGTAATCTGCAAGAATCTGTCTTAAATATTCGGATGGATTGTCTGTTTTTACTTTTAGATTTCCAATTTTCATTTCTCCATTCATGCAGGTAATCTCTAGCTTCGGATCATATCCAAGAAAGGTGTAGCGTCCCCATGTTTCCTTTTCCTGTGCAGATTCTAATAAATAGCAGTGCGTTGAGACATTTTTTAAAATCTTCATCGTCTCAATCGGTGTTGTAAAATCGGATAAAATCTCACAGCTTACCGGCAATACACGATATTTTCCGGTTGCAGCAATTTCTTTTGCTTCTTGAAGCGTTGGCTCGATTTTCATGTTCCTGTTCCTCCAAATTGTTGTCAGTTATGCCTGCCAAACGCACAAAAAAACGCCCCTGACAGACTGCTACTATCTGTCAAGGACGAATAAGATTCTAATATTATCCGCGGTGCCACCTTGCATTCACGATTCGACTCGTGCTCTTAGCAGGATACCTTCATATCCCCGGCATATGACGTCTGCCTGCAACGTCGCAGAATACTCTGTGTAAACACATTTGACTGCGCCCTCCGTGGTCCATTTGACAACTTGTTTCTTGTCTGATTCTCAGCATCTCAGACTCTCTGTATAGGCATCATTGCCGTTATCTCCACATCAACGGTTTAGCGTATTAAATTAATAAAAGTTTACCATTCTAAATTTTTATTGTCAAGCGTTTTTTGAAACTTTTTTCGATTAGGTGCCAAAAGGCGGCTTTCTCATTAGACTAATAAAAGCAACGTTCCTGCTACAATGAGCACCAGTCCGCCTCCTGATTTCAGCGTTAACTTCTCATGGAATACCACATAAGAAAAAGCGATGGTAATCAAAATACTCAGCTTATCGATTGGAACCACAATACTTGCTGGTCCCGTCTGAAGCGCCCGGTAATAGCAAAGCCACGATGCTCCTGTTGCAATTCCTGATAAAATCAAGAATAACCAGCTCTTTTTTTCAATCTGTTTGATTGTGTTTTGTTTTCCTGTCACAAACACAACAACCCATGCCATAATAAGTACAACAATGGTTCGAATCGCTGTTCCAAGATTGGAATTTACGTCCTGGATTCCAATTTTACCAAGGATGGATGTAAGGCTCGCAAACACTGCAGAACCCACTGCGTAAATTAACCACTTATTTCCGTTTGCCTTTTTGTCCGTTTCTTTTTTCTGAATCATCAGATAAGTTCCAACACCGATTGCCAGCATTGCAGCAAATTTTAAGGGTGTTATCTCTTCTTTCAGGAAAATAAAAGCAATCAGCATTGTAAGAATCGTGCTTGATTTGTCAATCGGCGTTACCTTATTCACATCACCAATCTGCAATGCCCGAAAATAACAAAGCCACGATGCTCCCGTCGCAAGTCCCGATAAAACAAGGAAAATCAAAACTTTTCCAGACAAACTATTTATTCCATCCTGTGCTCCTACGACAAACACCATCACCCATGAAAAAATCAGGACAACAATCGTCCTTAATGCTGTCGCAACATTTGAATCTGTGTTTTTGATTCCACACTTTGCCAGTATAGATGTAAGACCTGCAAAAAATGCGGAACCAAACGCAAACGCTATCCACATACCAATTCCTTCTTTCCAATTATCTTATCAGGTTATTATACACCTTATATTCCTGCAACACCATACATCTTTCATTTTCGATGGCAGCCTTATTTTCACTGGTGAACAAAATTACTTTTCCTGCAACTTAAGTCCAGCCTCACTTAAAACATATACCTTATCGCACACCTCTTCCATGTACCGCCTGTCGTGGGAAATACTGATAATCGCTCCCGGAAATTCCCGAAGCATTTTTCGGATTACAGGTCCTGACAACGGAGAAAAATTTCTTGTTGGCTCATCTAAAACCAATACATTTGCGCCACTTAAACTCATCTTTAACAGCAAGACTTTCGCTTTTTGTCCTCCCGATAATTCACGAATCGAATGTTCCATCTCATCAGTAGTATATTTCAAAGAACCTAAATATGTTCTTACTTTTGTTTGCTCCTTCTTGTCACCGGATGGTGCAAGATATTCCACCGGAGTCAGGTCAAGATTTAACTGTTCTTCGTAATTTTGCGGCATATATTCAGCATGAACATCTGTTCGATTCAGTAGTTCCTCTGCTATTTTCTTTAGTAAGGTTGTCTTGCCTGCCCCATTTGCACCGACGATACAGATTTTTTCGGAACCTCTTATTTTCAAATCAATCTTTTCGGAAAGCGTCCGCTCTCCATCCGGAGTCTGCAATTTTGAAAGATAATACTCAATCACTGTTTTTCCTGCCGGAATGCTTGCACTTTTGTCTCCAAGCTTAAAGAAAATTGCTTCCTCTTGCTCTGGCATTTCTGTCATGTTCTCATCTGCTTTTTCAAATCGCCTGCCCATGGATTTGACCGTATGCATTTTATCTTTTAAATTTTTTGCCACCGCCGGTGCCTGTCTGGAACAGCTTCCGAGCGCACTTTGCACACTCTGATACACTTTTTGGTATTTTTCGTCGCGCAGTTCCTTTTCCCTGCGATCGCTCATTGCCTTCTGTTCCTGGCGTTCCATCCGATGAAGTCTGTTTTTTACATAATCAGGGTAAGCGCATTTTTCAACCGTATATCTGGATTTTGTCTTTCTTTTGATTTGTTCTAAATGAATCACCATGTTGGCAGTGTGTTCAATCAATGTCTCATCATGGGAAATAAAAAGTACGATGTGCTTCCATTCCTGTATCAGTTTCTCCAACAATTCAAGCGTCGTGAGATCAATATCATTCGATGGCTCATCCAAAAACAGCACTGTTGCATCCTGCATGAAAAGCCGCATCAGCTGCACCTTTATCTTTTCCCCTCCCGAAAGATTTCGCATCTTTTTGCTCTCATAGAAAATATCACCCGGCATTTTAAATTTTCCCGCTAACATCGCCAAATCTTTCGGCGTCTGGTTCCAAAACTGTTCTTCCTCCGAAAAAAATTCATACACCGTCTTGCTTTTTTCTTCCTCTGGCAGCTCCTGTGGCAGATAACCAAGCCTCTCTTTTCCAAGAATCCGCTCTCCGCTTGCCTCTATATAATCCTCAACCAATTCCGGGTTGTAAATCCACTTCATCAGCGTCGACTTTCCGTTTCCCTCCTCGCCAATGATGACCGCCTTATCGCCGTCGTTTAAAACCAGGCTAAAATCTTCTAAAATTACCCGAAGGTCCTTTTTGTGTGTCAAATTTAATCCTTTTATCTGTAACATCCAAACCACCATGCCTTTCTGCCTGCGTGGCGTTTTACGTTATAAGTTGGAAGTCAAAGGAACAATTTCCAATTTATAACGTAAAACGAGCCTATTTCGCATACGCAAAATAGACTCGCAAAAAAGACCTTCTATTTATCTGACATGATAAAGAAAAAGGAAACGTTAACTGCGATAATCCAACTTAAGCGTACACAAAACCAGGCCTGTCACACAGGTCTTACTCAAACGTGTTCAACTTAAATCAAATTATCGATTACTCATTTCCTCACCTTACACATTTTGTGTTCTTTCTGTTATTTTTGTCTGTGAAGACATTTTTATGATAGCATAAGGGGGATGGGTTGACAAGATTTTTCTGGTCGTCTGTACATAGGGGGACACATAGCGTTATGGGACATGTACGACATCTGGGTTCCACTCCTGTGGCATTCCATATTTCCTGATTATTTCTAAAATTTCTTCATACTATCCATAGCCCACCCTTTCAATCCAGTACATTGTCACTATATAAGTGCTTTGCCATTTCTCCAGTTGCACCGAACATATTTATTAAACTCTCTTTTGCATTCCAAATTGTCACCATCAACATGATCAACAATAATAATTTGAGGTAATACTCCTGTATCTTTTTCAATTAAGTTAATCTCATCAAAAATTGTCTTATACATTTTATTAACAGCCTTTAAATCGGCTTGCGTTATTGCATCACTTTTATAATCACCTTGCGGAAAATATACCTGACTGGGTTGGTCAAAAAACATTGTTAGTAGCATAGGCGAATTATCTTGTCCCGCAAAATAATGGAGGAAACTCAAAAATAATGCAATATGACAAGACACCCAGTTTGCGCCACTTCCCATCTCGTATAAATGAATATTTTCATTATCCATATTGTGCTGATAAATATCAAAACTGCCATCAGTTAAACCAAAATTTAAATTAATTGGTCTGTACTCTTCTTCAAAGTCGAGTGTTAAAGAAAGACTATTCATATTGTTTGATAAAAAAGTTTCTGCTTTTGACATTTTCTTATCAATGTCAAATCCCTTGATTTTTTCCTCAAGTCTAGCTATTTTCTCTTTAAGTTCCACAATGTCTTCATCAACTGTCTCAAATATACCAAAGTCACTCATTTCTACGTATAAAGCAATTTTTGCTTTAGCGTAATTCACTTTTTCTCTCTTTGAAACAAGTGCTTGGGATGAGAGAAATTTTTGTTCAATTGTTTTTATCTGTTTCCACACTTCTTTTATTTTTTCCTCTATTTTTGAATGCTCATCTTTAAGTTTCCTGACATCTTCGGAAAAATCAGCTGTGTATTTTTCAGTAATTCTTAATTCGTTATCTAACCATTCTGTAGCCTCAATAAGTTTCGAATCATTCTCAACAATCTCTTGACATTCATGACCGCAAAGAGGACACGTATATTTGTCTGTTTCAATTTCAGCTATGCTCGTCTGTTGTTTCAAATCCTTCAACATATAAGCAAAAGAACCACCTGTATCAGAAGCATTATCTATATTCTTAATTTTTAATAGTATCTCTCGTTCTTTATTTCTGAGGCTTTCTAATTCAGTGTTTAATTCACTATAACGCTCAGTTATTTTATTTTCTCCAAAAAGTTGGGTATTATCAAACTCTGGTAAATTAGAGGCTATTTTCAACATTTTCTGTACTGAAATTTTTTCGTCAAAATCTTGTTCAAGTAATGCAAAATAATCTGCTAATAAAGGAGATAGATTTTCTTTAATATATGCAGTACTTTTTTCATTGGCCTTCTGCTTTTTGTATTTTTGTTTTAGCTGTTCTTTTAATGTATTTAATTGAATCAAATCACTATAGTACTCTTGGCTTATCATGCCTGCAAAGACGGGAAACTGGTCTATCACATCCTTCCTTTTATAAAAATCTGAGAACCGATAGAATAACGCGAACTTACTTGCCATTAAATTTTGATGTTGAAACAAGTAAGAAACCATGTTTCTTAATGAAGC
This genomic window from Roseburia sp. 831b contains:
- the trpE gene encoding anthranilate synthase component I, giving the protein MKIEPTLQEAKEIAATGKYRVLPVSCEILSDFTTPIETMKILKNVSTHCYLLESAQEKETWGRYTFLGYDPKLEITCMNGEMKIGNLKVKTDNPSEYLRQILADYKSPRLANLPTFTGGLVGYFSYDYLGYKEPSVKCNVEDTEAFKDVDLMLFDKVIAFDHLRQKIVLIVNMSLAEGEAGYNKAVMELKQLVNLLHKGEKKEEPGGKLLGEVTPLFKENQFCDMVEKAKHYIHEGDIFQIVLSNRLSAPFEGSLFHTYRVLRTINPSPYMFYFSGTDVEVAGASPETLVKLENGVLHTFPLAGTRPRGKDEEEDKRLEAELLVDEKELAEHNMLVDLGRNDLGKISKFGTVQVEKLHTIERFSHVMHMGSTVRGEIDEKHDALDAVEAVLPAGTLSGAPKIRACQLIGELEGNKRGIYGGAIGYIDFTGNMDTCIAIRIVYKKNGKVFVRSGAGIVADSVPQKEYQECINKAKSSLRALQLAQEEEL
- a CDS encoding EamA family transporter; the protein is MWIAFAFGSAFFAGLTSILAKCGIKNTDSNVATALRTIVVLIFSWVMVFVVGAQDGINSLSGKVLIFLVLSGLATGASWLCYFRALQIGDVNKVTPIDKSSTILTMLIAFIFLKEEITPLKFAAMLAIGVGTYLMIQKKETDKKANGNKWLIYAVGSAVFASLTSILGKIGIQDVNSNLGTAIRTIVVLIMAWVVVFVTGKQNTIKQIEKKSWLFLILSGIATGASWLCYYRALQTGPASIVVPIDKLSILITIAFSYVVFHEKLTLKSGGGLVLIVAGTLLLLV
- a CDS encoding ATP-binding cassette domain-containing protein, with the translated sequence MLQIKGLNLTHKKDLRVILEDFSLVLNDGDKAVIIGEEGNGKSTLMKWIYNPELVEDYIEASGERILGKERLGYLPQELPEEEKSKTVYEFFSEEEQFWNQTPKDLAMLAGKFKMPGDIFYESKKMRNLSGGEKIKVQLMRLFMQDATVLFLDEPSNDIDLTTLELLEKLIQEWKHIVLFISHDETLIEHTANMVIHLEQIKRKTKSRYTVEKCAYPDYVKNRLHRMERQEQKAMSDRREKELRDEKYQKVYQSVQSALGSCSRQAPAVAKNLKDKMHTVKSMGRRFEKADENMTEMPEQEEAIFFKLGDKSASIPAGKTVIEYYLSKLQTPDGERTLSEKIDLKIRGSEKICIVGANGAGKTTLLKKIAEELLNRTDVHAEYMPQNYEEQLNLDLTPVEYLAPSGDKKEQTKVRTYLGSLKYTTDEMEHSIRELSGGQKAKVLLLKMSLSGANVLVLDEPTRNFSPLSGPVIRKMLREFPGAIISISHDRRYMEEVCDKVYVLSEAGLKLQEK
- a CDS encoding anthranilate synthase component II; amino-acid sequence: MILLIDNYDSFSYNLYQLIGEIEPDIKVIRNDEMTVEKIKALKPDRIILSPGPGRPEDAGVTMEVAKTLGKEIPILGVCLGHQAICAAFGAEVTYAKQLMHGKQSNVKFDKECPIFKGCQKEFPVARYHSLAADAKTIPEELKITAETMDGEVMAVQHKEYPIFGVQFHPESILTPDGKQILKNFIKEIEKHD
- a CDS encoding DUF3732 domain-containing protein; translation: MVIGDNAYVIARYNWNDGGKMFFSKEAKDFNVKKLELSYFAEKPLLSYKDVKREIECALGLFVTNMATDAEQKGKKASLRNMVSYLFQHQNLMASKFALFYRFSDFYKRKDVIDQFPVFAGMISQEYYSDLIQLNTLKEQLKQKYKKQKANEKSTAYIKENLSPLLADYFALLEQDFDEKISVQKMLKIASNLPEFDNTQLFGENKITERYSELNTELESLRNKEREILLKIKNIDNASDTGGSFAYMLKDLKQQTSIAEIETDKYTCPLCGHECQEIVENDSKLIEATEWLDNELRITEKYTADFSEDVRKLKDEHSKIEEKIKEVWKQIKTIEQKFLSSQALVSKREKVNYAKAKIALYVEMSDFGIFETVDEDIVELKEKIARLEEKIKGFDIDKKMSKAETFLSNNMNSLSLTLDFEEEYRPINLNFGLTDGSFDIYQHNMDNENIHLYEMGSGANWVSCHIALFLSFLHYFAGQDNSPMLLTMFFDQPSQVYFPQGDYKSDAITQADLKAVNKMYKTIFDEINLIEKDTGVLPQIIIVDHVDGDNLECKREFNKYVRCNWRNGKALI